The following proteins are co-located in the Polystyrenella longa genome:
- a CDS encoding CBS domain-containing protein, whose amino-acid sequence MRITAGDLMNSDVERLQENQCLMDAARLFLSEELSQIYIISEEQEFLGLLTDYALIKARLSGLGWDEQIARLISRSVTTIAATADISTVIPLFREGHGNVVPVLHEGFLVGELKRNAVLQIMLALDPSCTLTSLQELEDESNLEKQCESDMKQDQFKSEQTLSMPMAGEQPRPTLEKVIPAPHLQSRPQGMISSLNAPEDLFRDRP is encoded by the coding sequence GTGCGAATAACCGCAGGCGACCTGATGAATTCGGATGTCGAGCGGCTTCAGGAAAACCAATGCCTGATGGACGCTGCCCGTCTGTTTTTGAGTGAGGAACTTTCGCAGATATACATTATCTCCGAAGAACAGGAATTCCTGGGCCTTCTGACAGACTACGCCTTGATCAAAGCCAGACTTTCGGGACTCGGCTGGGACGAACAAATCGCCCGATTGATTTCGCGATCGGTTACGACGATCGCGGCGACGGCCGACATTTCAACCGTGATTCCCCTTTTTCGGGAAGGTCACGGTAATGTTGTCCCGGTCCTGCACGAAGGTTTTCTGGTAGGCGAACTCAAACGAAATGCCGTTCTGCAGATAATGCTGGCCCTGGATCCCTCATGCACATTGACGTCGCTCCAGGAGCTGGAAGACGAATCGAATCTGGAAAAACAATGCGAGTCTGATATGAAACAAGATCAATTCAAGAGCGAGCAAACGCTCTCCATGCCGATGGCTGGCGAACAGCCACGGCCCACCCTCGAAAAAGTCATTCCCGCGCCGCATCTCCAAAGTCGGCCTCAGGGAATGATCTCGTCGCTTAATGCTCCGGAAGATCTATTCCGAGATCGGCCATAA